A region of bacterium DNA encodes the following proteins:
- a CDS encoding PAS domain S-box protein, whose product MTSGDAEARFRSVFEGALDAMLIVDDDARIVDGNASALSLLDVGREGLLSMTVGDLAPPEFQSDLDAWWNKFLLDGRMEGQFALQRAGGETRAIDFRATARIMPGRHLSVLRDITKRVRAEKAHQAAQRDAEKARSQLAAVLENIPDYVVAVDASGTIQFVNRAVPFNAGKQAIGSNWLDLFPTEQHPVMTAALEAVLAGGSPTKFETCLTAPDGSSIWFECGIGAERRGDEIVGAVIIARDVAEKKRTETRLAMTDRLVSVGTLAAGVAHEINNPLTTVIANLDLMAQDLARLALPAYKKRTRGAADSLIAEFRESLDDTRAAAWRICHIVRDLKVFSRPDERRRGPVDINRVMESTLRMAANEIRHRARLVKEYGDVPPVDGSESKFGQVCLNLIVNAAQAIREGDAAHNTIRVATRVDGDGRVAIEVSDTGAGIPARALARIFEPFYTTKPVGVGMGLGLAICHGIVAGLGGEIQVESVVGAGSTFRVLLPPADLSQVVEPNAPAPVARCCRRARVCVIDDEPSICVLLRRALAEEHEVVTANEAGEALARIRGGEVFDVILCDLLMPQMTGMEFHDELRRLDPLQAARIVFLTGGAFTPAARSFLEAMPHPHIEKPFDPRQILALVNGRIR is encoded by the coding sequence ATGACTTCGGGCGACGCCGAGGCCAGGTTCCGCTCGGTATTCGAGGGTGCGCTTGACGCGATGCTCATCGTCGACGACGACGCCCGCATCGTGGACGGAAACGCATCGGCCCTGTCGCTTCTCGACGTCGGGCGCGAGGGCCTGTTGTCGATGACGGTCGGCGATCTGGCGCCGCCGGAATTTCAGTCCGACCTGGACGCATGGTGGAACAAATTCCTGCTTGACGGGCGCATGGAGGGGCAGTTCGCGCTACAGCGCGCCGGCGGCGAAACGCGCGCGATCGATTTTCGCGCGACCGCGCGCATCATGCCCGGCCGCCACCTTTCGGTCCTGCGGGACATCACCAAGCGCGTGCGGGCGGAAAAGGCGCATCAGGCGGCGCAGCGCGACGCCGAAAAAGCCCGTTCGCAACTGGCCGCCGTGCTTGAGAACATCCCCGATTACGTCGTCGCCGTCGATGCGAGCGGAACGATCCAGTTCGTCAATCGCGCCGTGCCGTTTAACGCCGGAAAGCAGGCGATCGGATCGAACTGGCTCGATTTGTTCCCCACGGAACAGCACCCGGTGATGACGGCCGCGCTCGAAGCCGTGCTGGCCGGCGGAAGCCCGACGAAATTCGAAACGTGCCTGACCGCCCCCGATGGATCGTCGATCTGGTTTGAATGCGGCATCGGCGCGGAACGGCGGGGCGACGAGATCGTCGGCGCGGTGATCATCGCGCGTGACGTCGCCGAAAAAAAACGAACCGAAACGCGCCTTGCCATGACCGACCGCCTGGTCTCCGTGGGCACGCTTGCCGCGGGTGTCGCGCACGAAATCAACAATCCGCTCACGACCGTCATCGCGAATCTCGATTTGATGGCGCAGGACCTCGCGCGGCTTGCGCTCCCGGCTTATAAAAAACGCACTCGCGGCGCCGCCGATTCGCTGATCGCCGAATTTCGCGAATCCCTGGACGACACCCGTGCGGCGGCTTGGCGCATATGCCATATCGTTAGGGATCTGAAGGTGTTTTCGCGGCCCGACGAGAGGCGGCGCGGGCCGGTCGATATCAATCGCGTCATGGAATCCACCTTGCGCATGGCCGCCAACGAAATCCGGCATCGCGCGCGGCTTGTGAAGGAATACGGCGACGTCCCGCCGGTTGACGGCAGCGAATCAAAGTTCGGGCAGGTGTGCCTGAACCTGATCGTCAATGCCGCGCAGGCGATCCGCGAAGGCGACGCCGCCCACAACACGATCCGCGTCGCGACGCGCGTCGACGGCGACGGCCGCGTGGCCATCGAGGTCTCCGACACCGGCGCCGGAATTCCCGCTCGCGCCCTCGCGCGCATCTTCGAGCCGTTTTACACCACCAAGCCCGTCGGCGTCGGAATGGGCCTTGGTCTTGCCATCTGTCACGGCATCGTCGCCGGGCTCGGCGGCGAGATTCAGGTCGAAAGCGTGGTGGGCGCCGGGAGCACCTTCCGCGTGTTGCTGCCGCCGGCGGACCTTTCCCAAGTCGTCGAACCGAACGCGCCGGCGCCGGTCGCGCGGTGCTGTCGGCGCGCGCGCGTTTGCGTCATCGATGACGAGCCGTCGATTTGCGTATTGCTTCGCCGCGCCCTGGCCGAGGAGCACGAGGTCGTCACGGCGAACGAAGCCGGCGAGGCTCTCGCACGCATACGCGGCGGCGAGGTTTTCGACGTCATCCTCTGCGACTTATTGATGCCGCAGATGACAGGCATGGAATTCCACGACGAGCTGCGCCGCCTGGACCCGCTCCAGGCCGCGCGCATCGTCTTTCTCACCGGCGGCGCGTTCACACCGGCGGCACGCTCGTTTCTCGAGGCCATGCCGCATCCGCATATCGAAAAACCCTTCGACCCGCGTCAAATACTCGCACTCGTCAACGGCCGCATTCGTTAG
- a CDS encoding DUF3887 domain-containing protein, translating to MKSIMVLGVVLCVFANVAVAGDDFVAEIKAKAEPVVKHFFESYEAKNYEAARRDFDDKMRAGLPASQMQALEEQDLAKYGKIDSWKFSGWLREGSHDTAFVDLKREKGPALQYRFVFKTGPGEKRLGGLWYKPIED from the coding sequence ATGAAATCGATCATGGTGCTTGGCGTGGTGTTGTGCGTCTTTGCGAACGTGGCCGTCGCCGGCGACGATTTCGTTGCGGAGATCAAGGCGAAGGCGGAGCCTGTGGTGAAGCATTTCTTCGAGTCGTACGAGGCGAAGAACTACGAGGCGGCGCGCCGCGACTTTGACGACAAAATGCGCGCCGGTCTTCCGGCAAGTCAAATGCAGGCGCTGGAAGAACAGGACCTTGCCAAGTACGGCAAAATCGATTCTTGGAAATTTTCGGGATGGCTGCGCGAGGGTTCGCACGACACGGCGTTCGTGGACCTGAAGCGCGAAAAGGGTCCGGCGCTTCAATATCGTTTCGTTTTCAAGACGGGTCCGGGCGAGAAGAGGCTCGGCGGTCTCTGGTACAAACCGATCGAGGACTGA
- a CDS encoding sigma-54 dependent transcriptional regulator, protein MANFLIVDDNRSSADVLCQLVARRGHNARAAYDGRKALRAMEDSAADVLVTDLRMPAMDGMALLSSVRERWPETVVIVVTAHGSVEAAVEAMKRGAFDFVTKPLDMAELQVKFEKAVAVREMSARMERLSARVETFEADDASRHGSGEIIGDSEPIRRVFEMIDKVAPSDSTVMIFGESGTGKELVARALHQKSARAKGPFVSVHCAAYAEGVLESELFGHERGAFTGAVARKIGRFELADGGTLFLDEVADIPAGVQTKLLRVIQEREFERVGGTRTIKVNIRIVAATNKNLHEAVRAGRFREDLLYRLNVFGIEMPPLRARKDDIPRLVEVFIRRESARLGHPVKAPDASAVATLMEHDWPGNVRELKNVIEHAAVLAGSEPIAAAHLPSSLSSRGSSYVALPDEDVDFDGAMENFERRLILHAYERSGRVKARAAKALGIDRNRFRYKLEKFGIED, encoded by the coding sequence ATGGCAAACTTCCTGATCGTCGACGACAACCGCTCGTCCGCCGATGTCCTGTGCCAGCTCGTCGCCCGGCGCGGGCACAACGCCCGCGCGGCCTACGACGGCCGGAAGGCGCTTCGGGCCATGGAGGACAGCGCCGCGGACGTCCTGGTGACGGATCTGCGCATGCCGGCCATGGACGGCATGGCCCTTTTGTCGAGCGTCCGCGAGCGATGGCCCGAAACCGTCGTCATCGTCGTGACCGCGCATGGCAGCGTCGAGGCCGCCGTCGAGGCAATGAAGCGCGGCGCGTTCGATTTCGTCACGAAACCGCTCGACATGGCCGAGTTGCAGGTCAAGTTCGAAAAGGCGGTCGCCGTGCGCGAGATGTCCGCCCGCATGGAACGCCTGTCCGCGCGCGTCGAAACGTTCGAGGCGGACGACGCTTCGCGTCACGGAAGCGGGGAAATCATCGGCGACAGCGAGCCGATACGCCGCGTATTCGAGATGATCGACAAGGTCGCGCCCTCGGATTCGACGGTTATGATCTTCGGCGAAAGCGGTACGGGCAAGGAGTTGGTCGCGCGCGCCCTGCACCAGAAAAGCGCGCGCGCCAAAGGGCCCTTTGTGAGCGTTCATTGCGCGGCGTACGCCGAGGGCGTGCTCGAATCCGAGCTGTTCGGCCACGAGCGCGGGGCTTTCACCGGCGCCGTCGCGCGCAAGATCGGCCGCTTCGAGCTGGCCGATGGGGGCACGCTGTTTCTCGACGAGGTCGCCGACATCCCCGCCGGCGTTCAGACCAAGCTGTTGCGCGTCATTCAGGAGCGCGAATTCGAGCGCGTGGGCGGCACGCGCACCATCAAGGTGAACATCCGCATTGTGGCGGCGACGAACAAGAATCTCCACGAGGCCGTGCGCGCCGGGCGTTTTCGCGAGGATCTGCTCTACCGGCTCAACGTCTTCGGCATCGAAATGCCGCCCCTGCGCGCGCGCAAAGACGACATCCCGCGGCTTGTCGAGGTGTTCATCCGCCGCGAATCGGCGCGCCTGGGACATCCGGTCAAGGCGCCGGACGCCTCGGCCGTCGCCACGCTCATGGAACACGACTGGCCGGGCAACGTGCGCGAGCTCAAGAACGTCATCGAACACGCGGCGGTGCTTGCCGGATCGGAGCCGATCGCCGCCGCGCACCTGCCGTCGTCGCTGTCGTCGCGCGGATCGTCGTACGTGGCGCTGCCCGACGAGGACGTCGATTTTGACGGCGCCATGGAAAACTTCGAGCGCCGGCTGATCCTGCACGCGTATGAACGATCGGGCCGCGTCAAGGCGCGCGCCGCCAAGGCGCTCGGCATCGACCGCAACCGCTTTCGCTACAAGCTCGAAAAATTCGGAATCGAGGACTGA
- the tesB gene encoding acyl-CoA thioesterase II, whose amino-acid sequence MTAPTGKEALAELLRTLTLEPIEETIFRGESIDLGFGNLFGGHVLGQSLSAAIRTVPADRHVHSLHGYFLRPGDPSRPIVYQVDCIRNGKSFTTRRVVAIQKGQAIFSMSASFQVDEPGFEHQDEAPEVPGPEGIPNEHDLVQTIAHKIPEGVRTKLTAERPVEIRPINPMNPFAPEKREPVRYAWLRTADRLPDDPIVHRYMLAYASDFGLLQASLNPHGHSFFEPQMQVASLDHSIWFHRDFRIDEWLLHVMRSPSAAGARGLNFGSFYDTKGRLVASVAQEGLIRHRGLK is encoded by the coding sequence ATGACGGCACCAACCGGCAAGGAAGCCCTCGCCGAACTCCTGCGCACGCTGACGCTCGAACCGATCGAGGAGACCATCTTCCGGGGGGAGAGCATCGACCTGGGTTTCGGCAACCTGTTCGGCGGGCATGTGCTGGGGCAGTCGCTTTCGGCCGCGATACGCACCGTACCGGCCGATCGCCACGTCCACAGCCTGCACGGATATTTCCTGCGCCCCGGCGATCCGTCGCGCCCCATCGTCTATCAGGTCGATTGCATCCGGAACGGCAAAAGCTTCACCACGCGCCGCGTCGTCGCGATCCAGAAAGGCCAGGCGATCTTCTCGATGTCCGCGTCGTTCCAGGTCGACGAGCCGGGTTTTGAGCATCAGGACGAGGCGCCCGAGGTGCCCGGCCCCGAGGGCATCCCGAACGAACACGACCTCGTGCAGACGATCGCGCACAAGATTCCGGAGGGCGTGCGAACGAAACTGACGGCGGAGCGCCCGGTCGAGATTCGCCCCATCAATCCGATGAACCCTTTCGCGCCGGAAAAGCGCGAGCCCGTGCGTTACGCGTGGCTGCGCACGGCGGACCGCCTGCCCGACGATCCCATCGTGCATCGCTACATGCTCGCCTACGCGTCGGACTTCGGCCTCTTGCAGGCTTCGCTGAATCCCCACGGACACAGCTTCTTCGAGCCGCAGATGCAGGTGGCGAGCCTGGATCACTCGATCTGGTTTCACCGCGATTTCCGCATCGACGAATGGTTGCTCCATGTGATGCGCAGCCCCAGCGCCGCCGGCGCGCGCGGCCTGAATTTCGGCAGCTTCTACGACACGAAGGGGCGGCTTGTCGCCTCCGTCGCGCAGGAGGGGCTCATCCGCCACCGGGGATTGAAATAG
- a CDS encoding DUF4395 domain-containing protein, which yields MPTPEQVRNRLEIQGYGDLDDSTLAELGPWIRWSPAFCTVFMIAGTALASPAILWTLAATAFVGAILPSHPFDWLYNFGFRHLTGTRPLPPHGAPRRFACAIATVWLIATGAAFSAGAMTAGYALGTVLASVAALVSVTHICIPSHVYRALFTPRLKAAD from the coding sequence ATGCCCACGCCCGAACAGGTCCGGAATCGTCTGGAAATCCAAGGGTACGGCGATCTGGACGACTCCACGCTTGCCGAACTCGGCCCGTGGATCCGCTGGTCGCCCGCGTTCTGCACGGTGTTCATGATCGCCGGTACCGCCCTGGCGTCGCCCGCGATTCTCTGGACCCTGGCGGCGACCGCGTTCGTGGGCGCGATCTTGCCAAGCCACCCTTTCGACTGGCTGTACAACTTCGGTTTCCGGCATTTGACCGGTACGCGCCCGCTTCCGCCGCACGGCGCGCCGCGACGGTTCGCCTGCGCGATCGCGACGGTCTGGCTGATCGCGACCGGCGCCGCGTTTTCGGCCGGCGCGATGACGGCTGGATACGCGCTCGGCACCGTACTCGCCTCGGTCGCGGCTCTCGTCAGCGTGACGCACATCTGCATCCCGTCGCACGTTTACCGGGCGCTTTTCACGCCAAGGCTGAAGGCCGCGGACTGA
- a CDS encoding response regulator produces the protein MPGERLLTTGDAAKYCRVDRRTILRWVTAGRLPGHKTGGGRTRIREQDLIDFMSECGIPMPRVTALLARNTPRVGIVDDDPRVVRALAKLIARRFPGVEIRTAGDGFGAGIMATTFQPHLLILDIVMPGLDGEDACRLIRSNEAMRDIAIFVLSGHLDEDRRERLIRAGVDRVVEKPVESAVLYEAVATLAVARAGPAPVSEAAAPPFTGRRS, from the coding sequence ATGCCTGGCGAGCGCCTGCTTACGACCGGTGACGCGGCGAAATACTGCCGCGTCGATCGCCGGACGATACTTCGCTGGGTCACCGCCGGGCGCCTGCCGGGCCACAAGACCGGCGGGGGACGCACGCGCATCCGCGAGCAGGACCTGATCGACTTCATGAGCGAGTGCGGCATTCCAATGCCGCGCGTCACGGCGCTTCTCGCGCGAAACACCCCGCGCGTCGGCATCGTCGATGACGATCCGCGTGTCGTTCGGGCGCTGGCGAAACTCATCGCACGCCGGTTTCCCGGCGTCGAAATCCGCACCGCCGGTGACGGCTTTGGCGCCGGGATCATGGCCACCACCTTTCAGCCGCACCTGCTGATTCTCGATATCGTCATGCCCGGCCTCGACGGCGAAGATGCCTGCCGGCTGATTCGCTCCAACGAAGCCATGCGTGACATCGCGATCTTCGTCTTGTCCGGACACCTCGACGAAGATCGCCGCGAGCGGCTGATCCGCGCCGGTGTCGATCGTGTCGTCGAAAAGCCGGTCGAGTCGGCGGTTCTCTACGAGGCCGTCGCCACGCTCGCCGTCGCCCGCGCGGGACCGGCCCCCGTGTCCGAAGCGGCAGCGCCCCCCTTCACTGGGCGGCGTTCATGA
- a CDS encoding MFS transporter: MAGRIDNGMDAIRRIVSRFVEVRPGEGRALAWAFLYFFTLLTGYYVLRPVREEMGIRGGVKALPWLFSATFTAMCVALPIYGWVVGRFERRRIVPIVYRFFLLNLVAFWALFAAGVGGEALPRAFYVWTAVYNLFVVSIFWSVLADLFKSEQARRLFGFVAAGGTAGAICGPIIAGSLVTVVGPLHLLLVSALLLEASVRCMRGLFHAVPEDARASRESPIGGGVFDGLTDVIRSPYLLGIAAQTLFYACVSTFLYLQQQTIVADALSDSAERTRLFAMADLLVNAVALALQTFVTGAVLSRLGLFAGLAAVPIAGAIGASALAAVPAMIAVVVVNALRRGVHYGIEKPARETLFTAVADAEKYKAKSLIDTVVYRGADAASGMAYAGLQAIGLALRPIFLAAVPLALAGLALARWLAKRHERLADQRTTTEESS, encoded by the coding sequence ATGGCAGGGCGTATCGACAACGGAATGGACGCGATCCGGCGGATCGTCTCGCGCTTTGTCGAGGTGCGTCCGGGCGAGGGCCGCGCACTGGCCTGGGCGTTTCTCTATTTCTTCACGCTTCTCACGGGCTACTACGTGCTTCGCCCCGTGCGCGAGGAGATGGGGATTCGCGGCGGCGTGAAGGCGCTGCCGTGGCTGTTCTCCGCGACGTTCACGGCGATGTGCGTCGCGCTGCCGATTTACGGCTGGGTAGTCGGCCGCTTCGAGCGCCGCCGCATCGTGCCGATCGTCTATCGCTTCTTTCTGCTGAATCTCGTCGCCTTCTGGGCGCTTTTCGCCGCGGGCGTCGGTGGCGAAGCGCTTCCACGAGCGTTTTACGTGTGGACCGCCGTTTACAATCTTTTTGTCGTGTCGATTTTCTGGAGCGTGCTCGCCGACCTGTTCAAAAGCGAGCAGGCGCGCCGGCTTTTCGGATTCGTCGCCGCGGGCGGCACGGCGGGCGCGATCTGCGGACCGATCATCGCCGGGTCGCTCGTCACCGTTGTCGGGCCGCTGCACTTGCTTCTCGTGTCCGCGCTGTTGCTCGAGGCGTCCGTGCGGTGCATGCGCGGCCTGTTTCACGCCGTGCCCGAGGACGCGCGCGCAAGCCGCGAATCGCCGATCGGCGGAGGCGTTTTCGACGGGCTGACCGACGTGATCCGCTCGCCGTACCTGCTCGGTATCGCGGCGCAGACGCTGTTCTACGCGTGCGTCTCCACGTTCCTGTATCTGCAACAGCAGACGATCGTCGCCGACGCGCTTTCCGATTCCGCGGAACGCACGCGGCTTTTCGCGATGGCCGATCTTCTCGTCAACGCCGTCGCGCTTGCACTGCAAACGTTCGTGACGGGCGCGGTGCTCTCGCGCCTTGGGCTCTTCGCCGGGCTGGCCGCCGTGCCGATCGCCGGCGCCATCGGCGCGTCGGCCCTCGCCGCCGTGCCGGCGATGATCGCCGTCGTCGTCGTGAACGCGCTGCGCCGCGGGGTGCATTACGGAATCGAAAAACCTGCGCGTGAGACGCTCTTCACCGCTGTCGCGGACGCCGAAAAATACAAGGCAAAAAGCCTCATTGATACGGTTGTTTATCGCGGCGCGGATGCGGCAAGCGGCATGGCTTACGCGGGGTTGCAGGCGATCGGCCTCGCGCTTCGGCCGATCTTTCTGGCGGCCGTGCCGCTGGCGCTCGCCGGCCTCGCGCTTGCGCGTTGGCTGGCGAAGCGGCACGAGCGACTTGCAGACCAACGAACGACAACGGAGGAATCATCATGA
- a CDS encoding DUF1697 domain-containing protein, with protein sequence MPKNRPEIYVAVLRGINVGGKHRLAMKDLAAMFEDAGAIDVRTYIQSGNVVFRASEGVAASLPARVAAMIEERLGFRAPVVTRTAGEIDRIAKSNPYRAAGADPKSLHVVFLAGKPDASRVRALDPDRSPGDEYTVAGSVIYLLCPHGVARTKLTTDYFDAKLQTTSTTRNWNTVLKLRELAKE encoded by the coding sequence ATGCCAAAAAACCGTCCGGAGATATATGTCGCGGTGTTGCGGGGCATCAACGTCGGCGGCAAACATCGCCTCGCCATGAAGGATCTTGCGGCGATGTTCGAAGACGCCGGCGCAATCGACGTTCGCACGTACATCCAAAGCGGCAACGTCGTCTTTCGCGCGAGCGAAGGCGTGGCCGCGTCTCTTCCCGCCCGCGTCGCCGCGATGATCGAGGAGCGCCTTGGCTTTCGCGCTCCCGTGGTAACGCGCACCGCCGGGGAAATCGACCGCATCGCCAAATCCAATCCGTACCGGGCGGCGGGCGCCGATCCGAAATCCCTGCACGTCGTTTTTCTCGCCGGCAAGCCGGACGCCTCGCGCGTCCGCGCACTCGACCCCGATCGCTCGCCGGGCGACGAATACACCGTCGCGGGAAGCGTGATCTACCTGCTCTGCCCGCACGGCGTCGCGCGTACGAAGCTCACCACCGACTATTTCGACGCAAAGCTTCAGACCACGAGCACGACGCGCAACTGGAACACCGTCCTCAAATTGCGCGAACTCGCGAAGGAATAA
- a CDS encoding aldo/keto reductase, with product MNRRIFMIGAAGIAAGFAGGALPMPLFAAEGGTMRKRKIPASGEEIPVIGLGSSITFDVGGGAGEREPIREVLRRFFAAGGRVIDSSPMYGRSEEVIGDLVAPMGVDAFLATKVWTRGKKDGEEQMAQSMRRLHTEKLDLMQVHNLVDWKTQLATMRAWRDEGKIRYLGITHHALGEFDEMEKILRAEKLDFVQLPYSVEVRKAEERLLPAAADTNTAVLIMRPFEKGGMFRKVKGKPIPAWAAEQGFEHWSQLFLAFILANPHVTCAIPATSKPHHLSENVKAGIGPELDAAGCKKLLAEL from the coding sequence ATGAATCGACGCATCTTCATGATCGGCGCGGCCGGCATCGCGGCGGGATTCGCGGGCGGCGCGCTTCCGATGCCGCTCTTCGCGGCGGAAGGGGGCACGATGCGCAAGCGAAAGATTCCGGCAAGCGGCGAGGAGATCCCCGTCATCGGGCTTGGCTCATCGATCACGTTCGATGTCGGCGGCGGCGCCGGCGAGCGCGAGCCGATCCGGGAAGTGCTGCGGCGCTTTTTCGCGGCGGGCGGACGCGTCATCGATTCGTCCCCGATGTATGGCCGCTCGGAAGAGGTCATCGGCGATCTCGTCGCGCCGATGGGCGTGGATGCCTTTCTGGCGACCAAGGTCTGGACGCGCGGCAAGAAAGACGGCGAGGAGCAGATGGCCCAGTCGATGCGCCGCCTGCACACGGAAAAGCTCGATCTCATGCAGGTGCACAACCTGGTCGACTGGAAAACGCAGCTCGCGACCATGCGCGCGTGGCGCGACGAGGGGAAAATCCGCTATCTCGGCATCACGCACCACGCCCTCGGCGAGTTCGACGAGATGGAAAAGATCCTGCGCGCGGAAAAGCTCGATTTCGTGCAGCTGCCGTATTCGGTCGAGGTGCGAAAGGCCGAGGAGCGCCTATTGCCCGCCGCCGCGGATACGAACACGGCGGTGCTCATCATGCGCCCGTTCGAAAAGGGGGGGATGTTCAGGAAAGTGAAGGGCAAGCCGATTCCGGCGTGGGCCGCGGAGCAGGGGTTCGAGCACTGGTCGCAGCTTTTCCTCGCGTTCATCCTCGCGAATCCACACGTGACGTGCGCGATCCCCGCGACGTCCAAGCCGCATCATCTGTCGGAAAACGTGAAGGCGGGCATCGGACCCGAGCTCGACGCGGCCGGCTGCAAGAAGCTGCTCGCGGAATTGTAG
- a CDS encoding HAMP domain-containing protein, whose amino-acid sequence MAIPAPNGTRSIFTAQIVSYLLVIFALASIFSFFFFSTARDHLEDEVARKLRDIASIAARNVPVERIELIRASDDESRMVRRLLEKLDEIREATGVESIVVFRPDLTALLPAPGAKIGDRIAPRRFDEGALASLSAGHSVSTGTFRGTGGNLYMSVWAPITTPAGALVAIVGVNAGTREVEVIESMRARLYLVTALGAMFGVLLAIVLARTLTRPIRSMADTARRIGRGEYDARVPPPAASELRVLAESINGMAEQVRRRDDSLKEISASVAHEIRNPLNSIKLLVTLLGEELRESGAPPSRTIETLHREVGKLNRFLTEFLTYSRPIRLSARQADPGDIARAAAEMAAGEAESAGVAIDLLVEEGLPGLRADRDRLEQSLLNILLNAVQASPEGGRVAVLVRRAHGEEDFVEFVIDDTGPGIPKDVQDKLFDPFFTTREAGTGLGLSNADKIVRGHGGSIAGENRAGGGARFVVRIPAAGGEAEA is encoded by the coding sequence ATGGCAATCCCGGCGCCGAACGGAACGCGTTCGATCTTCACCGCGCAGATCGTTTCCTACCTGCTTGTCATTTTTGCGCTTGCGTCGATCTTCAGCTTTTTCTTTTTCTCGACGGCGCGCGATCACCTGGAGGACGAGGTCGCCCGCAAACTGCGCGACATCGCGAGTATCGCCGCGCGCAACGTGCCCGTCGAGCGGATCGAGTTGATTCGCGCGAGCGACGATGAGTCGCGCATGGTCCGCCGCCTGCTGGAAAAACTCGACGAAATCCGCGAGGCGACGGGCGTGGAGTCGATCGTCGTGTTCCGTCCCGACCTCACCGCGCTTTTGCCGGCGCCAGGGGCGAAAATCGGCGACCGCATCGCCCCGCGCCGCTTCGACGAGGGCGCCTTGGCGAGCCTGTCGGCCGGCCACTCCGTCAGCACCGGCACGTTTCGCGGCACGGGGGGAAACCTCTATATGTCGGTCTGGGCGCCGATCACGACACCGGCGGGCGCCCTGGTGGCCATCGTCGGCGTCAACGCCGGCACGCGCGAGGTGGAGGTGATCGAGTCGATGCGCGCGCGGCTCTACCTCGTCACCGCGCTCGGCGCGATGTTCGGCGTGCTGCTCGCGATCGTTTTGGCGCGCACGCTGACGCGGCCCATCCGCAGCATGGCCGACACGGCCCGCCGCATCGGCCGCGGCGAATACGACGCGCGCGTGCCGCCGCCCGCGGCGTCCGAACTGCGCGTCCTGGCCGAATCGATCAACGGCATGGCCGAGCAGGTGCGCCGGCGTGACGATAGCCTCAAGGAGATCTCCGCGTCCGTCGCGCACGAGATCCGCAATCCCCTCAATTCCATCAAGCTTCTCGTGACGCTTCTCGGTGAGGAACTGCGAGAGAGCGGCGCGCCTCCGTCCCGGACGATCGAAACGCTTCATCGCGAGGTTGGCAAGCTGAATCGGTTCCTCACCGAGTTCCTGACCTATTCGCGCCCGATCCGGCTTTCAGCGCGTCAGGCCGACCCGGGGGATATCGCGCGCGCGGCCGCGGAGATGGCCGCCGGAGAGGCCGAGAGCGCGGGTGTCGCGATCGACCTGCTCGTCGAGGAAGGATTGCCGGGCCTTCGCGCCGATCGCGACCGGTTGGAACAATCCTTGCTCAATATCCTTTTGAACGCCGTTCAGGCGAGCCCGGAGGGCGGGCGCGTCGCGGTTTTGGTGCGCCGCGCGCACGGGGAGGAAGATTTCGTGGAATTCGTCATCGACGACACGGGCCCGGGAATCCCGAAGGACGTGCAAGACAAATTGTTCGATCCCTTCTTCACGACCCGCGAGGCGGGTACCGGCCTTGGCCTTTCGAACGCGGACAAGATCGTTCGCGGCCACGGCGGGTCGATCGCCGGCGAAAACCGCGCGGGCGGCGGGGCGCGATTTGTCGTCCGGATCCCGGCCGCGGGCGGCGAGGCGGAGGCATGA
- a CDS encoding LuxR family transcriptional regulator, with product MNRGGFTSEGRLLAGALTAFVAVVLLASIDLATDAREGTTLGHVMVEGCVVLVGLAGAGAITRRLARTIRRTREAEAEAQSLAKRLAQTAEAAERWRTEARDLVAGLGAAIDRQFDRWELSPAEKEVGLLLLKGLSHREIAGARSITEATARQQSRAVYRKAGLSGRADLAAFFLEDLMLPSDQRG from the coding sequence ATGAATCGGGGCGGATTCACATCCGAGGGACGCCTTCTGGCCGGCGCTCTCACGGCGTTTGTCGCGGTCGTGCTGCTGGCCTCGATCGACCTCGCCACCGACGCTCGCGAGGGCACGACGCTCGGTCACGTCATGGTCGAGGGATGCGTCGTGCTCGTGGGACTTGCCGGCGCGGGAGCCATTACGCGGCGCCTCGCGCGGACGATCCGGCGAACGCGCGAGGCCGAGGCCGAGGCGCAATCGCTTGCCAAACGGCTCGCGCAAACCGCCGAAGCCGCGGAACGCTGGCGCACCGAGGCGCGGGATCTCGTCGCGGGGCTCGGCGCGGCGATTGACCGCCAATTCGACCGATGGGAGCTCTCGCCCGCGGAAAAAGAGGTCGGTCTTCTGCTGCTCAAGGGATTGAGCCACCGGGAAATCGCCGGAGCGCGATCGATCACCGAGGCGACCGCGCGCCAGCAGTCGCGCGCGGTTTATCGAAAGGCGGGGCTTTCCGGACGGGCCGATCTGGCCGCGTTCTTCCTCGAAGACCTCATGCTGCCGAGCGACCAGCGGGGCTGA